From Paenibacillus sp. PvR098:
AACGATGAGATTCCTTTGGTTACCCTGACCGGTAAGGCGGGTACAGGCAAGACGCTTCTGACGCTTGCAGCTGGCTTAATGAAGGTGGAAGACGAACGGAAATACAAGAAACTTCTGATCGCCCGCCCCGTTGTTCCTATGGGTAAAGACATCGGTTATTTGCCTGGAGAGAAAGAGGAGAAGCTGCGCCCTTGGATGCAGCCGATTTACGATAACTTGGAATATTTATTCGATACGAAAAAACCGGGAGATATCGAGAAAATATTGGCCGGGATCGGCAGTATACAGGTTGAAGCGCTGACTTATATCCGCGGACGTTCCATACCGGGACAATTTATTATTATCGATGAGGCACAGAATTTATCCAAGCATGAGGTCAAAACGATCGTGTCCCGCGTCGGCGAAGGCAGCAAAATCGTTCTTCTTGGGGATCCGGAGCAAATCGATCATCCTTACCTCGATGCATCCAGCAACGGTCTGACTTATGTGGTGGAACGCTTTAAGGAGCAAAACATCAGCGGGCACATCATGCTGGAGCGAGGCGAACGCTCCCATCTGGCGCAGCTTGCGGCAGATTTGCTATAAAGTAGTGGACCTTGAGCGGAAGGAAAAGAAAACGTTGGGGCTTAATGTGACGATGGGGTAGGAAATATAGATCGTTACTACAATATCAAGCGGCTGATTAGCGATATCCTATATCGTTATCAGCCGCTTTTTCTGAGGCTGAAGGAGCGCATAGCGGCCGCCGCTCTAAGGCCCATATGTCCATTCGATTTTGCAGCCGTAGGCGCGGGCAATGCCTTCGGCAAGCTCGGCGTGCTGCTTCTCCAGGGTGTACACTGAGCCGCTTTCATCGGCAGAGCTCCAATCCGCCAGCAGATGTTCCTCCAGCTGAGCTTCCGCTTGCTCGGGCTCATACGGCCGGCCGGATGGCTCTTCCGGTTTCTTCAGCTTACATACGACGGTCATATCCGCATACAGATAGGGGTTCTCCAACCGAGTGATAAAACCGTAATCATCGAAGGATGGATGCGTTCGCACGCCGGAAGGTAGCAGCAGCAAATCCATCTCCTCGTATGGAATGTTATACTGGCGCATGATCGGCTTTGCTTCATCGCGCTCCAGTAAAGTGGAGAAAATCAGGAGCTCTTTGTCCCGATCGAAGACGCTTGCTTTGCCGGCCAGTGCTTTCACGATTTGGGCATAGTATCCAGCTCGCTTGTCCTCGGGCATATCCATAGCCAAACCGTATTTGATTTGTAATTCCCTCATATGAGCCGTTCCTCTCTTTCTACCTGTCTCAACAATTGTAACCTTTTACTAAACCATTATGCGCAAAAAAAGCCGGCCAGCGCAACTTGTGCGTCACAAGGCCAACTTTAGCATAACACTCAGCTTTCCATCCTCGATTGTGACCCCGGTAACCCGCAGAAAAGCGGCGATATTTTGCGGATAAAGGCCCAAATCGAAGTCTTTCTCCAATGCTTCGATCGTCGTGGAAGGCAGCGTAAACCCGTTAAATCGCAGTTCCGTAATCCGAAAGCGCAGATAGGCCATGCTTTGGTCCTCGCCTTGGGAAGTCATCTCATAGCTGCCGACCATGAGTAGGGAAATCCCGTCACGCTCTCCGGAAGCTGTCATCTTGTCAGGGCTGAACCTGAAGGTCATATCTGTGAAAATCTCATTTTTTTGCCTTAAAAAATCGTTAAGTTCTTGGTCGGTTACTTGAAAAGTATAATTAAATCCGTTCATGATCAAATTCCCGCCTGAGCCTGAACCGGCCGTCACTATCTCGGGCAGCTGCTTCAACGCTTCACCTAATGCCTGGAAATAGATTCTGAGCATGGGCACTCCCTTGTCATGCCATAAGCGGTTCAGTTCCAGCATTTGCTGTTGTAGCTGGACTGCCGTTTCTTTATTTTCCGCTAACGTATCGTCCACTTCCTGTTGTAATGAGACAAGACGCGCCCGCTGTGCCAGATAAAGCGATTTGGTTTGCTGTAATCCCGTTTGTGCTTCGATAAGTCCAGCTTTCACTTGGTTCAACTGTCTCCATGCGTCCGTGTGACGTTTGAGTGCCTGCTGATCATTTCTTAGAATCATCTGCAGATAATCTAATGAAGCAAGCGCTTCTGAGAAGCTGCGGATGGAGAACAGCAAGTTCCAGAGGGAGTCTCGGTCTCCCATATAGTAAGCTCGGATAACTTGGGCTGCGTGGGTCCTCGCCTCCGCAGTTGAACGATTGGCTGTATGAAGCTGCTCTTCGGCCGTCACAAGCTGGGATTGCAGCTGCGCCTCCTGCTCCATGATGCGCAAAAGCTCCTGGTCGATCTCATAAATGGTCAATCCTTTTTGCATCAGTTCCTTGTTGTGTTGCAGCGTTTCCGCTTTCATGGTTGGGAGCCCCAAGCCGAGAATACACCAGCTTGTTAAAAGCAATCCTATGACGGCTCGTCTTAACTCTTTCATCGGCAATTTCACCTGCGATGTTCCCCCCATCCTCTCAACTAAAGATTATCATAGGAATGGGAAAATGATGACAAAAAAATGGCTTTCCGCCGGAAATCGGCGAAAAGCAGATTGAAGCTATGAAGATTTGGGCGCTGCAGGGAGTAAGCGCAGGATGTCTAGAAGGTTCTTTACCTGTTTTGGTGCTTCTTTAGTAAAATTCAACTTTTGATTTACATCGTCTATTTTTTGAGTCCACTCGATTACATTCACAGCTTTGCCTGGTGTCCTTATCTGTAAAGCTCAGCCTGCCGGATTGCTCCCTGTTAAAGCCTTGTTCGTCAATCAGCGTACTGATGGAAGCGGGGGCGGTCATTCTCCAGCGCTGTGTCAATGCTTTGATGCTTTCCGTCTGATCCGCGGAGATTAGCCCGCCGGTCATCAGGTCGTTCAATAGGCCAGGCAGAAAAGCTGAGAAATGCGTGGAGACCTCAGACCGGTTATTCTCGTTCACTGCCAGCGAAATCCGTTTGGCCGGTTCGCCGGTAGATAAGGCTACGTCCTTGGAGCCGGGCTCCAACCATTCCGGGTCGATGCCTTCCAGTAGCTTGACGTTGATACCTGAAGCAAGACCGGCGGTCTGATTCAATGTGCCCGGCATAATCTCGAGCGGCAGCATCATATATTCATCCGTTTGGTTTACCGCTGGCAAGTGCAAATACATTTTGTTATCTTTAAGAAGGATGGGCAGCTCGATTGGGGAGGCAGCACCCTTAGGCGTTATTGTGAACGTTGCTTCCATGCGAATCGGTTCCGCCATCGAGACGATGCCATCATACCGGATCGTGCTATCCTTAAAAAGACCAAGCATCATAGAAGCAGCAAGGGAATCATTTTTCGAGTGTTAAACAAGGTTGTGCTCTTTCCAATCGTTGTCTTCATTCATTATAGTTGCCGAAAGCTGCTTTGTCTGTAGTAAAATGGTGTTAGGCGGTGAAGACATGAATAGGGAACAATCAGGGAGTGAAAAGCTTCTAAGGATCATCAGAGAACGTATAGAAGAGCGAGGGGACCGGGCGATTTCCTTTTGCGAATATATGGACTTGTGCTTATATCATCCCGATTACGGCTATTATATGAAAGAGAAAACGAAGATTGGAAGGGACGGCGACTTCTATACCAGCGCTTCCATCGGCTCACTTTTGGGGGAAATACTTGCTGAACATGTCCGGAGTATAGCACCTGATACGCAAAGTCCGTTCTGGTTGACCGAGTGGGGCGGGGGAAGCGGAATACTGGCGCTGCATGTGCTGAATGCACTGAAGCTATCCTCTCCGGATCTCTATGATCGACTGCAGTACGTCAGCATTGAGGCAAGTCCCTATCACCGGAAGCTTCAGGCTGAAACGCTTGCGGATCATGCAGGGCGGGTTCGCTGGTTGAAGGAGGACGAATGGGTAAAGGAAGGTCCTTGGAATGATAGCGTCGTATTTTCCAATGAACTGGCGGATGCGCTGCCAGTACACCGCATAGCTTATCGAGAAGACGGTTGGCTGGAAAGCTTCGTGACATGGGATGATGCGGCTCAAACGCTGACGGAGCGGGAAATGCCTTTGACAGACAGGACGCTGAGGGAATTTGTAACTAAAGAACGGATGCCGCAACGGGAAGGGCAGAGGTTCGAGGTAGGACTTGCGGCTGTAGGTTGGTTAAAGAAAGCAGCTGAAGGCTTGGGACAGAGAGCCGAGATCATTACGATAGATTATGGAGATGCGCGAGAGGAGCTTTATGCACCGCATCGAATGAACGGGACACTTCTATGTTATCGGAAACATCAAGCCTATGATATGCCGCTCTTGTACCCAGGTGAGCAGGATATGACCTCTCATGTCAATTTCAGCGCTCTAATCGATGTAGGGCGCGAGAGCGGGCTTGGCCAATACCGGTTTATGACCCAAAAGCAGTTTTTAGTGGAGAATGGGCTGTTGACCGGACTTCAGCAGCATGATGCCTTAGATCCTTTCTCTCCGGCGGCCAAGCGGAACCGAGCCATTCGCCAACTGCTGTTAAGCGATCAAATGAGCGAGCTGTTTAAGGTGCTGGTCCAAAAAAAAGGTGAGCCGCTGTCATAAGCGGTTCACCTTTTTGTCGTTTACGAGGGAGTCCCGAGCTGCATCGCTTCAAGATTATACAGACATTTTGAAGAAAGACCAGTACGTAAATCCTGTAAACGAAATAATCATGTACCCCCAAAAAATCAATATGTAGGCACGCTCGGACAATTTCATGTATCCTAACAGAACAAAAATCGCCGTTTGGGCGAAAAAGATCATAGCGAACGGAATCATATGCCCAGCAAGCGCCGCTAACCCGATTACAAGCGTCCAAAAGCCGAGAACACGAAACATGCGATCCATTCTGCATCCCCCTCTCTTCCATCACATACGTTGCTTTTTTCACGTTACTACTCAACATTATAGCGAAAGCTGTTTCTCGTGTAAACGTCCAATCCGTGACGAAATTGAGTCATTTTTATGCCTCACATATAAAGATCATTCCCATTCTCCATGAAATGATGTATGACTACCTTCAAAAATGGCAATACAAATTACTAGAAATGTATTCTATGAACTCTACCATGGGCATAGAGATAAAGTAACGCAATATATCATGTACCACCTATCATAAATGTGGATGAACCTATAGGGGTTAGGAGGACTGCTTTCATGACGGCAATCAGACAAGATGCATGGAGCGAGGAAGACGATTTAATATTGGCGGAGGTGACGTTAAGGCATATCCGGGAGGGCAGTACTCAGCTCTCCGCATTCGAGGAAGTTGGGGAAAAGATCGGTAGGACCGCGGCAGCTTGCGGCTTCCGTTGGAATAGCTTTGTGAGGAAAAAATATGAAGCGGCAATACAAATTGCCAAGGCCCAGCGCCAAAAGCGCAACCAGCAAAGAAAGCATTCGGCTGCTTTTGCCACCGTTGCAGCTAACGGAATGGCAGGCCCGCTTGCGGAAGGAGGCTCAGTTCGCAGTGACGGCATTGTTGAGGAGCTGTCCATTGATGCAGTGATCCGATTTTTGCGGCAGTGGAAAGGCAGCTACCAAGAGATGGTTCGTCATGTACGGCAATTGGAAAAAGAAGTGAATGAGAAACAGGATGAGCTGGAGCGGCTGCGTTCAATCAATGACGAGCTGAGCAGGCAGGTGAGCGATGTTTCCACAGACTACCGCGTGGTAAATGACGATTATAAAGCTTTGATTCAAATCATGGACCGGGCGAGGAAGTTGGCATTTTTGGCTGAGGAAGAAGAGGAGAACAAAGCACGTTTTAAGATGGATGAGAACGGAAATCTCGAACGGATTGAATAAGTTGAATGCCAAGAAAATATACAAGACTACTCATACATAGGAAACCCTGAACGCCTGCGTCTTGCAGCCGTTTGGGGTTTTTGTTATATGGCCTGCTTTTTTGTTATGATAGAGTGAATATAGTTCGTTTAGATAAAAGGATGTGGGGATGTGAACCGGATCACAGTCATCGGGGCTGGTGCGCTGGGTATGCTGTTTACCGTTAAGCTTGCTGAGGCGGTCCCCGATATGGAATTGGTAGTTCGCCGTCCTTCCCAGAAGCAGCTGCTGATGTCTGCGGGAGTTTCTTTAACTGAAGCTGGCTCCTGGTTGGACAGGAAGGAAAAAGCTGCGAGAACCAGCACGGTTTATCCTAAGGTTGTTTTGATGAATGAAGAGAGGCTAATCCAAGACGACAGTCTAGCGGAACGAGAGAATACCACGCATTGGATTGTGCTGGCTGTGAAGCAATCCGCATTTACGAAAGACTTAGCCGAAGCGGTTCGGAGAAGGATGGGCCCCCATTCCTGGGTTGTTTGTTTGCAGAACGGAATTGGACATGTGGAAGCGATTTCATCAATTATACCAGAGGAACGGATAGTACTGGCCGTAACTACGGAAGGCGCTTTAAGACGTTCGGAAACGGAAGCGGCACATACCGGGCGAGGCGTCACTTGGATTGGCGGGGCGGGTTCAACTGATGATGAGGTGGCTGCGGCGGCGCAAAAAAAATGGGTAGAGCTGCTGGAAGTTGCAGGATTTCAGGCATTTCTGTCGAAAAACATCACTAGCCGCGTTTGGCATAAGCTTCTCATTAATGCCGTCATCAACCCGCTAACAGCGATATTGCAAGTGACCAACGGAGAACTGCCGGGGCTGCCGCAGGCGCAGCAGCTGATGCGCGCTTTATTCGATGAAGGAACCGCTTTGGCAGCGGCGCTTCGTATCGAGCTGGACCCGGACCTGTGGGAACAATTGCTCGAAGTATGCCGTCGGACTTCGGCCAATCGTTCTTCCATGCTGCAGGATGTACTTGCCGGACGCCCTACGGAGATCGACGCGATTAACGGAGGCCTGCTGAAGAAAGCCGAGTCGGTCGGTCTTTTCATGCCAGCACATCAAGCCGTTTACCAGCTTATGAAAGCTTTGGAAGGACGTTTATCGCTAGTTAGACATTGAACTTTATTGAGGGTTGGTGATGATCGCTTGAATGTGGTATTAGAGTGGCTCCATCAGCTTTACAAGGTGATTGCCTTTGTCCCTTTCGTGGCTTTTATGATTATTTGGCTTATCGGGTATTACAGTTATGGCCGTGATAAGCGCAAAGCGACTCACCTCAGCATGGATATTACCACGTTGTTTCTGATCGGCTCCGTAGCTTACATGAGCCGTAATCTGTTCGGGTCTGGGATGCTGCTTTGGACGATCGTACTGCTCTTTTTGATCGCGGCCGGTTTGCTCGGTAATCTGCAGAACCGGATCAAAGGACGTATTGACGTTGTCAAAATCGTCCGCACGCTTGGGCGACTTGGCTTTTTGCTGCTGGGAGCCTGCTATGTGCTGCTGCTGTTTATCGGTATCGGCAAATATATGATAAACTCTTGAGGAGCGTACCCCATGAATGTACATAACCTAATGGAAGATGTAGTGAAAAGCTGTCTGAA
This genomic window contains:
- a CDS encoding SAM-dependent methyltransferase, which encodes MNREQSGSEKLLRIIRERIEERGDRAISFCEYMDLCLYHPDYGYYMKEKTKIGRDGDFYTSASIGSLLGEILAEHVRSIAPDTQSPFWLTEWGGGSGILALHVLNALKLSSPDLYDRLQYVSIEASPYHRKLQAETLADHAGRVRWLKEDEWVKEGPWNDSVVFSNELADALPVHRIAYREDGWLESFVTWDDAAQTLTEREMPLTDRTLREFVTKERMPQREGQRFEVGLAAVGWLKKAAEGLGQRAEIITIDYGDAREELYAPHRMNGTLLCYRKHQAYDMPLLYPGEQDMTSHVNFSALIDVGRESGLGQYRFMTQKQFLVENGLLTGLQQHDALDPFSPAAKRNRAIRQLLLSDQMSELFKVLVQKKGEPLS
- a CDS encoding RsfA family transcriptional regulator encodes the protein MTAIRQDAWSEEDDLILAEVTLRHIREGSTQLSAFEEVGEKIGRTAAACGFRWNSFVRKKYEAAIQIAKAQRQKRNQQRKHSAAFATVAANGMAGPLAEGGSVRSDGIVEELSIDAVIRFLRQWKGSYQEMVRHVRQLEKEVNEKQDELERLRSINDELSRQVSDVSTDYRVVNDDYKALIQIMDRARKLAFLAEEEEENKARFKMDENGNLERIE
- a CDS encoding DUF2626 domain-containing protein, producing the protein MDRMFRVLGFWTLVIGLAALAGHMIPFAMIFFAQTAIFVLLGYMKLSERAYILIFWGYMIISFTGFTYWSFFKMSV
- a CDS encoding 2-dehydropantoate 2-reductase, with product MNRITVIGAGALGMLFTVKLAEAVPDMELVVRRPSQKQLLMSAGVSLTEAGSWLDRKEKAARTSTVYPKVVLMNEERLIQDDSLAERENTTHWIVLAVKQSAFTKDLAEAVRRRMGPHSWVVCLQNGIGHVEAISSIIPEERIVLAVTTEGALRRSETEAAHTGRGVTWIGGAGSTDDEVAAAAQKKWVELLEVAGFQAFLSKNITSRVWHKLLINAVINPLTAILQVTNGELPGLPQAQQLMRALFDEGTALAAALRIELDPDLWEQLLEVCRRTSANRSSMLQDVLAGRPTEIDAINGGLLKKAESVGLFMPAHQAVYQLMKALEGRLSLVRH
- a CDS encoding DUF3397 domain-containing protein — protein: MVLEWLHQLYKVIAFVPFVAFMIIWLIGYYSYGRDKRKATHLSMDITTLFLIGSVAYMSRNLFGSGMLLWTIVLLFLIAAGLLGNLQNRIKGRIDVVKIVRTLGRLGFLLLGACYVLLLFIGIGKYMINS